The following proteins come from a genomic window of Misgurnus anguillicaudatus chromosome 10, ASM2758022v2, whole genome shotgun sequence:
- the brd9 gene encoding bromodomain-containing protein 9 isoform X1 translates to MGKKHKKHRPEWRTVEGDYEDKPLDKPLKLVLKVGGSEVTELSGSGHDSSYYDDRSDHEWERHKEKKKKKKKKAEKEKHLDDEERRRRKEEKKKKREREQSENAANVPVEPFTLPKPVEVVVEEKKRKREKIESESEVDEFLPPVKVEVEQQADRPVRACRTQQENECTPRQQLLEHFLRLLQRKDQHGFFAFPVTDAIAPGYSMIIKHPMDFSTMKEKIAANEYKTITEFKADFKLMCDNAMVYNRPETVYYKAAKKLLHTGFKMMSKERLLALKRSMSFMQDMDFSQQAAILGDDDIAPEEPVPEIVPVHTEYPKKSKKQPVKEPIISDLYEPEGNACSLTDSTAEEHVLALVEHAADEARDRINRFMPNSKIGYLKKSADGSLFYTVVNQDPEAEEEETQAVDLSSLASKIIPGLTSLGFKDDRRHKVTFLSSAYNTQTLQNNSIYPDLLPDEMDTLYSAYGDEAGVQCALSLQEFVKGCGSFTKRLVDDLLDKMTAGDHSKATVQIRQKRNMPIDAKSSLYDLQGTVGGGIDSGSVLDFMSMKSYPDMSLDMLNTLGKCVKKEPEHEDGHPHFDETAKLLQEFQDAAVDRVGSRPSSNLSSLSNASERDQHHLGSSPHLGVGDGPAEMVQDPYEFLQSPETGSTANS, encoded by the exons ATGGGGAAGAAACACAAGAAACACAGACCTGAATGGAGAACAGTGGAGGGAG aCTATGAGGACAAACCTTTAGATAAGCCACTGAAGCTGGTGCTTAAGGTGGGTGGCAGTGAAGTGACCGAGCTCTCCGGATCGGGACATGACTCCAGTTACTATGACGACCGCTCCGACCATGAGTGGGAACGCCAcaaagagaagaagaagaagaagaaaaagaaagcagagaaagaaaaacatttagatGATGAAGAGAGGAGACGGAGAAAG GAAGAGAAAAAGAAGAAACGTGAGCGAGAACAGTCAGAAAACGCTGCCAATGTACCAGTTGAACCTTTTACTCTGCCCAAACCTGTAGAG GTGGTCGTAGAGGAGAAGAAACGGAAGCGAGAGAAGATCGAGTCAGAATCAGAGGTAGATGAGTTTCTTCCTCCGGTGAAAGTCGAGGTGGAGCAGCAGGCGGATCGACCCGTACGAGCCTGCAGAACTCAACAAG AAAATGAATGCACTCCTCGGCAGCAGCTTCTCGAGCATTTCCTGCGTCTGCTTCAGAGGAAAGATC AACATGGATTCTTCGCCTTCCCCGTAACAGACGCCATTGCACCGGGATACTCCATGATTATTAAACATCCTATGGACTTCAGTACAATGAAGGAGAAAATAGCAGCGAACGAATACAAAACAATCACAGAATTCAAG GCCGACTTCAAGCTGATGTGTGACAACGCCATGGTTTATAACCGACCGGAGACGGTCTACTACAAGGCGGCGAAGAAACTCCTTCATACAGGCTTCAAAATGATGAGCAAA GAGCGGCTGTTAGCTTTGAAGCGCAGCATGTCTTTCATGCAGGACATGGATTTTTCTCAGCAGGCTGCCATTTTGGGTGACGACGACATCGCCCCTGAGGAACCTGTGCCGGAGATTGTGCCGGTCCACACCGAATATCccaaaaaatctaaaaagcaACCCGTGAAAGAGCCCATCATCAG TGATCTCTATGAGCCGGAGGGTAATGCTTGCAGTTTGACGGACAGCACAGCAGAGGAACACGTGCTGGCACTGGTGGAGCATGCGGCAGATGAAGCCCGGGATCGAATCAACCGTTTCATGCCAAACTCTAAG ATTGGATATCTTAAGAAGAGCGCAGATGGTTCACTCTTTTACACTGTTGTGAATCAGGATCCTGAAGCAGAAG AGGAAGAGACTCAAGCTGTAGATTTGAGCTCTTTGGCCAGTAAAATCATTCCTGGACTTACATCACTGGGCTTTAAAGATGACCGGAGACACAAAG TGACGTTCTTGAGCAGCGCTTACAACACTCAGACCCTTCAGAACAACTCTATTTATCCTGACCTGCTCCCAGATGAGATGGACACGCTGTACTCGGCTTACGGAGATGAGGCGGGTGTGCAGTGTGCGCTCAG CCTGCAGGAGTTTGTAAAGGGTTGTGGGAGTTTTACGAAGAGACTTGTGGATGATTTGCTGGATAAAATGACAGCAGGTGATCACTCAAAGGCCACTGTCCAAATTCGACAG AAAAGGAACATGCCCATTGATGCCAAGTCTAGTTTATATGACCTACAG GGAACAGTTGGTGGTGGTATAGACAGTGGCTCCGTTCTGGATTTCATGTCCATGAAGAGCTATCCAGATATGTCTCTAGACATGCTCAACACGTTAG GTAAATGTGTAAAAAAGGAGCCAGAACATGAGGACGGTCATCCACATTTTGACGAAACAGCCAAACTCCTGCAGGAGTTCCAGGATGCAGCGGTGGACAGGGTTGGGTCCAGACCATCCTCCAATCTCTCCTCTCTGTCAAACGCCTCTGAACGCGACCAACACCATTTAG GAAGCTCACCTCATCTTGGTGTTGGAGATGGTCCAGCAGAGATGGTTCAGGACCCTTATGAGTTCCTACAGTCTCCAGAAACCGGATCTACAGCTAACAGCTGA
- the brd9 gene encoding bromodomain-containing protein 9 isoform X2 translates to MGKKHKKHRPEWRTVEGDYEDKPLDKPLKLVLKVGGSEVTELSGSGHDSSYYDDRSDHEWERHKEKKKKKKKKAEKEKHLDDEERRRRKEEKKKKREREQSENAANVPVEPFTLPKPVEVVVEEKKRKREKIESESEVDEFLPPVKVEVEQQADRPVRACRTQQENECTPRQQLLEHFLRLLQRKDQHGFFAFPVTDAIAPGYSMIIKHPMDFSTMKEKIAANEYKTITEFKADFKLMCDNAMVYNRPETVYYKAAKKLLHTGFKMMSKQAAILGDDDIAPEEPVPEIVPVHTEYPKKSKKQPVKEPIISDLYEPEGNACSLTDSTAEEHVLALVEHAADEARDRINRFMPNSKIGYLKKSADGSLFYTVVNQDPEAEEEETQAVDLSSLASKIIPGLTSLGFKDDRRHKVTFLSSAYNTQTLQNNSIYPDLLPDEMDTLYSAYGDEAGVQCALSLQEFVKGCGSFTKRLVDDLLDKMTAGDHSKATVQIRQKRNMPIDAKSSLYDLQGTVGGGIDSGSVLDFMSMKSYPDMSLDMLNTLGKCVKKEPEHEDGHPHFDETAKLLQEFQDAAVDRVGSRPSSNLSSLSNASERDQHHLGSSPHLGVGDGPAEMVQDPYEFLQSPETGSTANS, encoded by the exons ATGGGGAAGAAACACAAGAAACACAGACCTGAATGGAGAACAGTGGAGGGAG aCTATGAGGACAAACCTTTAGATAAGCCACTGAAGCTGGTGCTTAAGGTGGGTGGCAGTGAAGTGACCGAGCTCTCCGGATCGGGACATGACTCCAGTTACTATGACGACCGCTCCGACCATGAGTGGGAACGCCAcaaagagaagaagaagaagaagaaaaagaaagcagagaaagaaaaacatttagatGATGAAGAGAGGAGACGGAGAAAG GAAGAGAAAAAGAAGAAACGTGAGCGAGAACAGTCAGAAAACGCTGCCAATGTACCAGTTGAACCTTTTACTCTGCCCAAACCTGTAGAG GTGGTCGTAGAGGAGAAGAAACGGAAGCGAGAGAAGATCGAGTCAGAATCAGAGGTAGATGAGTTTCTTCCTCCGGTGAAAGTCGAGGTGGAGCAGCAGGCGGATCGACCCGTACGAGCCTGCAGAACTCAACAAG AAAATGAATGCACTCCTCGGCAGCAGCTTCTCGAGCATTTCCTGCGTCTGCTTCAGAGGAAAGATC AACATGGATTCTTCGCCTTCCCCGTAACAGACGCCATTGCACCGGGATACTCCATGATTATTAAACATCCTATGGACTTCAGTACAATGAAGGAGAAAATAGCAGCGAACGAATACAAAACAATCACAGAATTCAAG GCCGACTTCAAGCTGATGTGTGACAACGCCATGGTTTATAACCGACCGGAGACGGTCTACTACAAGGCGGCGAAGAAACTCCTTCATACAGGCTTCAAAATGATGAGCAAA CAGGCTGCCATTTTGGGTGACGACGACATCGCCCCTGAGGAACCTGTGCCGGAGATTGTGCCGGTCCACACCGAATATCccaaaaaatctaaaaagcaACCCGTGAAAGAGCCCATCATCAG TGATCTCTATGAGCCGGAGGGTAATGCTTGCAGTTTGACGGACAGCACAGCAGAGGAACACGTGCTGGCACTGGTGGAGCATGCGGCAGATGAAGCCCGGGATCGAATCAACCGTTTCATGCCAAACTCTAAG ATTGGATATCTTAAGAAGAGCGCAGATGGTTCACTCTTTTACACTGTTGTGAATCAGGATCCTGAAGCAGAAG AGGAAGAGACTCAAGCTGTAGATTTGAGCTCTTTGGCCAGTAAAATCATTCCTGGACTTACATCACTGGGCTTTAAAGATGACCGGAGACACAAAG TGACGTTCTTGAGCAGCGCTTACAACACTCAGACCCTTCAGAACAACTCTATTTATCCTGACCTGCTCCCAGATGAGATGGACACGCTGTACTCGGCTTACGGAGATGAGGCGGGTGTGCAGTGTGCGCTCAG CCTGCAGGAGTTTGTAAAGGGTTGTGGGAGTTTTACGAAGAGACTTGTGGATGATTTGCTGGATAAAATGACAGCAGGTGATCACTCAAAGGCCACTGTCCAAATTCGACAG AAAAGGAACATGCCCATTGATGCCAAGTCTAGTTTATATGACCTACAG GGAACAGTTGGTGGTGGTATAGACAGTGGCTCCGTTCTGGATTTCATGTCCATGAAGAGCTATCCAGATATGTCTCTAGACATGCTCAACACGTTAG GTAAATGTGTAAAAAAGGAGCCAGAACATGAGGACGGTCATCCACATTTTGACGAAACAGCCAAACTCCTGCAGGAGTTCCAGGATGCAGCGGTGGACAGGGTTGGGTCCAGACCATCCTCCAATCTCTCCTCTCTGTCAAACGCCTCTGAACGCGACCAACACCATTTAG GAAGCTCACCTCATCTTGGTGTTGGAGATGGTCCAGCAGAGATGGTTCAGGACCCTTATGAGTTCCTACAGTCTCCAGAAACCGGATCTACAGCTAACAGCTGA
- the trip13 gene encoding pachytene checkpoint protein 2 homolog isoform X2: protein MEISGADQHMTDVGIIRPDVHIEVQVKSESTVKRSDIRTHVLSLLDRHSSVLASYKWTEFDDEFLTRNVKSVTITDAVGPKFIDLRVHNLCIHIFSLNDDSPNTLTLEEEEELSAANHWLLPAGEFHGIWESLVYEEDIKTHLLDYVTTTIFFSDKNVDSNLIAWNRVVLLHGPPGTGKTSLCKGLAQKLSIRLSGRYAYSQFVEINSHSLFSKWFSESGKLVTKMFQKIQELIDDKDALVFVLIDEVESLTAARNAAQAGTEPSDAIRVVNSVLTQLDQIKRHPNVVILTTSNVTEKIDLAFVDRADIKQYIGPPSANAIFSIYLSCLEELMKCQIIYPRQQLLRLEELVTMNFMESDVTRLSLMLRKISQKSVGFSGRTLRKIPFLAHALFGKTSTMTVESFLKAMDLAVENQRQEQANLVNCV, encoded by the exons ATGGAGATATCTGGTGCTGATCAACACATGACTGATGTGGGAATCATTCGACCTGATGTGCACATAGAAGTTCAAGTGAAATCTGAGAG CACGGTGAAGAGATCGGATATACGGACTCATGTACTCTCACTGCTGGATCGACACAGCTCAGTTTTAGCCTCTTACAAATGGACAGAATTTGATGATGAATTTCTTACCAGAAATGTGAAGTCTGTCACTATAACCGATGCAGTTGGTCCCAAA TTTATAGATCTAAGGGTCCACAACCTCTGTATTCATATATTTTCACTCAATGATGATTCTCCAAACACACTCACTcttgaggaggaggaggagctCTCTGCTGCCAATCACTGGCTCCTCCCAGCAG GTGAGTTTCATGGCATTTGGGAGAGTCTCGTTTATGAGGAAGACATCAAAACACAT CTCTTGGATTATGTCACTACAACAATTTTCTTCTCTGACAAGAATGTTGACAGCAATTTGATTGCCTGGAATCGTGTCGTCTTACTTCACG GGCCGCCTGGCACAGGAAAGACGTCTCTGTGTAAAGGACTTGCTCAGAAACTCTCCATTCGACTGTCTGGCAG GTACGCGTATAGTCAGTTTGTGGAAATCAACAGTCACAGTCTCTTCTCCAAGTGGTTCTCAGAG AGCGGGAAACTGGTTACGAAGATGTTTCAGAAGATTCAGGAACTTATTGACGATAAAGATGCCCTTGTGTTTGTGCTAATAGATGAG GTGGAGAGTCTCACAGCGGCACGAAATGCAGCTCAGGCAGGAACCGAACCGTCCGATGCCATTAGAGTTGTGAATTCTGTCCTTACCCAACTTGACCAGATCAAACG GCACCCGAATGTGGTGATTCTCACAACATCTAACGTCACAGAGAAGATTGATTTGGCTTTTGTGGACAGAGCTGATATAAAGCAGTACATCGGGCCTCCCAGCGCCAATGCCATATTCAGCATCTATCTGTCGTGTCTGGAGGAGCTCATGAAG TGTCAGATCATCTACCCCAGACAACAGCTGCTAAGACTGGAAGAACTGGTCACCATGAACTTCATGGAAAGTGATGTGACTCGTCTGAGTTTAATGCTGAGGAAAATCTCACA GAAGAGCGTCGGATTCAGCGGACGAACCTTGAGAAAAATCCCATTTCTGGCCCATGCACTCTTTGGAAAG ACATCTACAATGACAGTCGAGAGCTTTCTGAAGGCGATGGATCTCGCTGTGGAGAATCAGAGACAGGAACAAGCAAACCTGGTCAACTGTGTTTAA
- the trip13 gene encoding pachytene checkpoint protein 2 homolog isoform X1: MEISGADQHMTDVGIIRPDVHIEVQVKSESTVKRSDIRTHVLSLLDRHSSVLASYKWTEFDDEFLTRNVKSVTITDAVGPKQFIDLRVHNLCIHIFSLNDDSPNTLTLEEEEELSAANHWLLPAGEFHGIWESLVYEEDIKTHLLDYVTTTIFFSDKNVDSNLIAWNRVVLLHGPPGTGKTSLCKGLAQKLSIRLSGRYAYSQFVEINSHSLFSKWFSESGKLVTKMFQKIQELIDDKDALVFVLIDEVESLTAARNAAQAGTEPSDAIRVVNSVLTQLDQIKRHPNVVILTTSNVTEKIDLAFVDRADIKQYIGPPSANAIFSIYLSCLEELMKCQIIYPRQQLLRLEELVTMNFMESDVTRLSLMLRKISQKSVGFSGRTLRKIPFLAHALFGKTSTMTVESFLKAMDLAVENQRQEQANLVNCV, encoded by the exons ATGGAGATATCTGGTGCTGATCAACACATGACTGATGTGGGAATCATTCGACCTGATGTGCACATAGAAGTTCAAGTGAAATCTGAGAG CACGGTGAAGAGATCGGATATACGGACTCATGTACTCTCACTGCTGGATCGACACAGCTCAGTTTTAGCCTCTTACAAATGGACAGAATTTGATGATGAATTTCTTACCAGAAATGTGAAGTCTGTCACTATAACCGATGCAGTTGGTCCCAAA CAGTTTATAGATCTAAGGGTCCACAACCTCTGTATTCATATATTTTCACTCAATGATGATTCTCCAAACACACTCACTcttgaggaggaggaggagctCTCTGCTGCCAATCACTGGCTCCTCCCAGCAG GTGAGTTTCATGGCATTTGGGAGAGTCTCGTTTATGAGGAAGACATCAAAACACAT CTCTTGGATTATGTCACTACAACAATTTTCTTCTCTGACAAGAATGTTGACAGCAATTTGATTGCCTGGAATCGTGTCGTCTTACTTCACG GGCCGCCTGGCACAGGAAAGACGTCTCTGTGTAAAGGACTTGCTCAGAAACTCTCCATTCGACTGTCTGGCAG GTACGCGTATAGTCAGTTTGTGGAAATCAACAGTCACAGTCTCTTCTCCAAGTGGTTCTCAGAG AGCGGGAAACTGGTTACGAAGATGTTTCAGAAGATTCAGGAACTTATTGACGATAAAGATGCCCTTGTGTTTGTGCTAATAGATGAG GTGGAGAGTCTCACAGCGGCACGAAATGCAGCTCAGGCAGGAACCGAACCGTCCGATGCCATTAGAGTTGTGAATTCTGTCCTTACCCAACTTGACCAGATCAAACG GCACCCGAATGTGGTGATTCTCACAACATCTAACGTCACAGAGAAGATTGATTTGGCTTTTGTGGACAGAGCTGATATAAAGCAGTACATCGGGCCTCCCAGCGCCAATGCCATATTCAGCATCTATCTGTCGTGTCTGGAGGAGCTCATGAAG TGTCAGATCATCTACCCCAGACAACAGCTGCTAAGACTGGAAGAACTGGTCACCATGAACTTCATGGAAAGTGATGTGACTCGTCTGAGTTTAATGCTGAGGAAAATCTCACA GAAGAGCGTCGGATTCAGCGGACGAACCTTGAGAAAAATCCCATTTCTGGCCCATGCACTCTTTGGAAAG ACATCTACAATGACAGTCGAGAGCTTTCTGAAGGCGATGGATCTCGCTGTGGAGAATCAGAGACAGGAACAAGCAAACCTGGTCAACTGTGTTTAA